The Lancefieldella sp. Marseille-Q7238 genomic interval CCTCAGCAACACCGGCGCCAACACCGCGGATACCCGCGAAGCCAAAGCGGATACCTTCTTTTGTTGCGGTAAAGTCACGCCCGGACTCATTGATATCCGGCTGACTGACTTTAATGCCTTCCTGTCGACAGGCCGCAACGTAGTGGACGATTTTATCGGTCTTGCCCATGAATGACGTTAAAACCGCCGCCATGTACTCATGAGGGTAGTGAGCCTTCAGCCAGGCCGTTTGCATGACCAAAATAGCATACCCCGCCGAGTGCGACTTATTGAACGCGTAGGATGCGAACTTAAGGACATCGTCCCAGATAGTTTCCGCTACTTTTCGGTCAAAGCCGTTGCGGACAGCACCGTTTTTCCAGTGCTGCTCCATAGTTTCATCAACGCCGTCGTCCCAGTGCTGGACAACCTCCTGCATGAGCTTGATCTTCTTTTTTGCCACAGCCTTGCGGACCTTATCGGACTCGCCTGCCGTAAAGCCGGACATCTTCATAGAAATCTGCATGACCTGCTCCTGATAGACCATGGTCCCATAGGTCTCGGCCAAAATATCATGCAGACGGGGATCGTAATCGACAGGCTCTTCTCGGCCGTTCATGCGGTTGATGTAGCTGGTAACCATGCCAGCACCAAGAGGTCCGGGGCGATACAGCGCGATAAGAGCGACGACATGCTTGAACTCCGTAGGCCTCATGCCTTTGATGGTGGCTGTCATGCCGGCGGACTCAACCTGAAAGACGCCGGCTGTGCGACCGTCCGACATGAGCTTGAATATCTCGGGATCGGTAAAGGGAATCTCATCAACGTTAATATCCACGCCAAAGTTCGCCTTGATGTTTTTGAGCGCGCGGGAGATGACGGTCAAAGTGCGCAAGCCCAAAAAGTCCATCTTCAAAAGGCCCATATCGGCAACGGAATGGCCTTCGAACTGGGTGATTTCAACCTCGCCTTTGGTGTCCATCTTGGTGGGTACGTGATCGTTGACGGGCGTGGGCGCAATCAGAACAGCGCAGGCGTGAACTCCCTCACCACGATGCAGGCCTTCGATGGCAAGGGCGGCATCGATAATTTCGCGGGAGACTTCCTCGGAGTTATACGCTTCTTCAAAATCGGGATTATAGAGGTCGTTCTTCTCGCCATCACCCTTGTGGAGCACGCTTGAAAGATGCGCTTTGGGGTCGTTGGAAATCATTTTAGACAGGCGCTGGCCCTGGTAGACGGGATAGTCAAGCACGCGACACGCATCGTTTATGGCTTGCTTCGCCTTAATGGTTGAGTAGGTGATAACGTGGCTGACACGCTCGGGGCCGTAAAGCTGACGGACGTGATCAATGACCTCAAGGCGACGTTCATCGTCGAAATCCATATCGATATCGGGCATCTCGGAGCGTTGCGGCGAGAGGAACCTCTCAAACATGAGGCCGTTTTCAAGCGGATCAAAGGTAGTGATATCCATCGCATAGGCAACGATGGCTCCCGCTGCAGATCCGCGGCCGGGGCCGACGCCAATACCGTTTTGTTTGGCCCAGCGCACATACTCTTGAACAATGAGGAAGTAATCTGCAAAGCCCTTCTTGCAGATAATGTCATATTCATACTCAAAACGCTCTTTGACGTTGATGCCGCTGATCTCTACCTCGCGCCAGTTCTGGCCATAGCGCCTGGCAAGACCTTCCTCGCACTCCTTGCGGAAGCGCTCCTCGGAAGTCTCCCCCTCCGCCAGGTCCGGGAACTTAGGCAGGTACATATGGGTCCAGTCAAGCTCGTAGTTACACTTGGCGGCAACCTCAAGCGTGTTGTCGATGACCTCCGGAGCCCACGAGAAGATCTCCCGCATCTCTTCTTCCGTCTTGAAATAGAACTCCGTACCCGACATACGCTTTCTGTTGGCGTCGGCAAACTTTGAACCGGTGCCGATACAGCTTGCAATGTCTTGTACAGAGGCATCTTCACGCGTGAGGTAGTGATTATCGTTGGTAGCAACGACCTTGATGCCCAGTTTGTGGCCAAGGTTGAGGATATGCTCTGAAAGCGTGCGATCGTCAAAACCGTTCCAATTGGGATCGGACAGGCCGTGATCTTGCACCTCAAGATAGAAATCATCTCCGAAGATATCCTTGTAGATGAGCGCCCATCTCTCAGCTTCTTCGGGTTGCCCCGCAAAGAAACTCCTGGGAATGATGCCGGAAACACAGGCGGATGTGCAGATGATGCCCTCATGATAGCGGCGGAGCATATCAAGCGTAGTACGAGGCTTGAAGTAGAACATCTCCTTGCTGGCGGCCTCAGACATCATCTTCATGAGATTGACGTAGCCCGCCTCGTTTTTGGCGAGAAGGATCAGATGGTAGCGCGTCTGTTTGGTACCGCGCTCGATGCAGTCATTAGTAATGAAATAGGCCTCGCAGCCGAAAATAGGCTTGATGAGCGGATGCGGTTTATTTGCCTTTACCGCTCCTATATCATGCGTTTCATTCCAAATGGACACATCGCGCTCCCACTGGCGGTGCCTTTGATCATGCTCTCCTGCGTCAAGAGCATCCGCCGGCGGTTCCTCCAGGTCCCAGCCTTTTTGAAAGCACTCGACATCCGTGCGCCATTGCTGCATATCCTTTTGCGCGTCATTGTATTTGCGGCAGGCAAGATCAAAATCAGGGATACCAAACAAATAACCGTGATCCGTAAGGGCAAGCGCCGGCATCTTCAGATCAACCGCACGTTTGACCATATCGTTTACGCGTGTAGCGGCGTCCAGGATGGAAAAATCCGAGTGGTTATGGAGGTGTACGAAGGCCATATTCTCTCTCACATCTTCAGGTTGCACTTGTGTGCCGAGGCCGCCGCTCCCCCATACGAGAAGAGCTTTCCCGGCGCTGTTTTTCTCGCTTCTCTACTATACCTGAAAGCGCCGTTTTTTGCCTGAGATACAAACATATGTTCTAGCTGCCAAAAGCTAAAAAATCGCAGGTAAAATTCGTACAAGTAATTTATCGGCTGATAATAAAATTTGCACCTCACGGAAATGTAGTTATCCGTAGATATCGGCCAACTCTCTGCATGATCGAGAGGTGAATGGCATTCTGCCATCTGACCTGAAGAAGGAGCCGGCGCTCTGAAGAGCCGGCTCCTTCTTCATTCCATCGGTTCGGCAAAGCGTATGTCTCACTATCAGAGCTCTTTGCCGTTCGTGGCAATGCAGTGCTGGTACCAGGCAAAGGAGTCCTTGCGATAGCGCTTGAGGCTCCCGTTGCCTGCATCGTCCTGGTCTACATAGATGACACCGTAGCGCTTGCTCATCTCCATGGAGCCACAGGAAACGAGGTCGACGAATCCCCACATCGTATAGCCGATCACATCGACGCCTTCACATACTGCCTCGCGCATCTCGCGTATATGCTCTCTCAGATAGTCGATGCGGTAGGGGTCGTGGATAGAGCCATCTTCCTCGAGCACGTCGTATGCGCCCAGACCATTCTCTGCCACAAAGACTGGCAGCTGATAGCGGTCATAGACCTGATGCAGCGTGATCCTGAGCCCCATCGGATCCATCTGCCATCCCCAGTCGCTCGTCTTGAGATAGGGGTTCCTGTTTGCCATGACCAGATTCCCGGCAGTCTTCTCCCAACCTTGATCGGTAGTAGAGACCTGGGAGAAATAATAGGAGAATGCCGTGAAGTCGATCGTGTTCCGAGCGATGGCCTCGAGGTCTCCTGGCTCGATCTCGAGCGAGATGCCGAGTATCTCGAAATAGCGGTCCATATAGGCGGGGTAGGTGCCGCGTGCCATTACATCGAGATAGAACCAGTTCGAATACTGGTCGTCGAGGATCATCTGCATCACATCTTCCGGCCTGCAGGTAGCCGGGTAGGTCGTAAAGCGGGCGATCATGCCGCCGATCATAGAACCCGGGCAGATCTTGTGACCTGCCTCGATGGTCAGGGCATTGGCAACGAACTGGTTGTGCAGGCATTGGAAGATTGCTTGGTCAAAGTTCTCTTCCTGGTCTTCGATCAGGCAGACGCCGTTATAGGGATTGAAACGCCCTGCATTGAATTCGTTGAAGGGAAGCCAGTAGTCGACTAGGCTGCCCAGGCGCTCGAAGAGCGTCGTCGTATAGCGCACATAGGCATCTACCGTCTTTCTGCTTTTCCATCCGCCGAAGCGCTGGACGAGGGATTCCGGGATATTGTAGTGGAGCATCGTTGCAAAAACCTTGATGCCGCGCTTGTGGCATTCATTGAAGAGATCCTCGTAGAAGGCAAGCCCTTCTTCGTTGGGTTCTGCATCATCCCCGTTCGGGAAGATGCGTGCCCAGCATATCGAGGTGCGCAGAATCTTGATGCCGAGCTCCTGGAAGAGGTCGAGATCCTCATGGTAGCGGTGGTAGAAGTCGATGCCGTGTCGGAAGGGATAGTGCTCGGTATCCTCCAGATCGGCGAGCGCACGTTCGAGCTTGAGCGTGCTCATGCGGCGGTTGGCCTTGTCTGCCCGCTCCGTACGGGTCCACGCCGGATCGAAATATCGCAGATCCTGCGTATCGAGACCTTTCTCGCCATCTTTCCACCCGCCTTCCGCTTGGGAGCTTGCCATCGCACCTCCCCAGAGAAAGCCCTCCGGAAAGCCTGTAGGTGCCTTAAATGTCCTGTACATGGTTAAAATCCCTGCCCTGTTGATCGAGGTGTCCTGAGAGGACCGGACCCGCCATCGGGTCCGGCGCAAGCAGCTTTCTATGCCGCTTCCTTCTTGGTGATTGCATAGGAGATAGCGAAGCTCGAAGCCCATGCCACTGCCATCGTAATGAGGAGCATGAAGAAATTCGATCCTCCGTCCACGTAGGTGGCGATGGAGGTGATGCCAGGCATCGAGAAGGCATAGGTATGGACGCCGAGAAGCATGGCCACTGCACCCGCAATAGCGCCCCCTGCCATCGAGGCATAGAGCGGTACCTTCATCGGAACCGCAATACCATAGAGTGCTGGCTCGGTGACGCCGAGGATTGCAAGGAGGCCGGTCGAGACAGCGGTGGACTTGCTGGAGGTCCCCTGCTTCAGCTTGAGCGAAGCGGCAAGGACGGCACCAGATACAGCAAGGTTCGAATAGAAGAAATTCGGCAGCATATAGTCATAGCCCAGACGGCTGAGGTTGTCGAGCTCTACCACTGACCAGCCTTTGATGCCGAAGATGATCGTGAGCGGGATGATGCCGCAGAAGAGGGCTCCGGCAAGCGGACCTGCCACCGTGAAGAAAGTGCCAAAGAAAGAGGCCATGGCAACACCGATCCAGTTGCCGAGCGGCGCCACGAATGCCAGGATGATGGGACCGGCAATCAGGAAGGCCAAAAAGCCCGAGAAGACGATACGGATATTCTTGTGGATATGCTTGTCGATCAGCCTGAAGATGAGGGAGAAGACCCAGACGCCGAGGATGACGGGAAAGATCGTGTTCTTGTAGTTGATGATAGGAATGTTGAAGAATAGGAACGGCAGCGAGGTCAGCCCGTCGGCATTGCTCATAAAGGTCGGATACATGATCATGCCGGCAACGCAGAGGCCGAAGGCCGGGTTCACCTTGAAGCGATTGGCCGAGGAATAGCCGATAATGAAGGGCATAAAGTAGAAAGGCGCATCGGCAACAGCATTCAAGACGACGATGTTGGGATCTTTGGAGGAAAGCCATCCGAAGGCGACGATCGTAGCAGTAACGCCCTTGAGCATGCCGCCGGCAATGATACCGTAGAGTGCCGGCGTGACGATAGCGGCAAGCGCGTCGAGAAGACGGGTGACCCACGCAAACCTGCCTCCCTTTGCTGCATCGGAGCCCCCGCCCATGGTCTGCGTCAGGATATCGCCTTCATCTCCCTTTTCGGGGTCATAGTCCGCATCGACACTTCCGCCTTCAGGAATGCCAGCTACCTCGCAGAACTCGTGATAGACATCCTCGACCTGCGTGCCAATGACGATCTGGACCTGGCCAGCTGCATCGAGCACCTGGAGCACCCCTTCAATTTTTTTCAGCCCATCGAAATCGACTTTGTCCTTGTCCTTCACGATGAGGCGCAGACGCGTGATGCAATGGAATGCCTGCACGATATTGTCCGATTCCCCGATGTTATCGAGGATATTCCGGCACAGCTCCTCATACTCCATGAGTTCCCCTTTCGATGTGGGACTGCCCTTCCTTGACTCAGAAGTGTACGGAGGCCCCTTCCGTGATACCATGGCGGAAGAAACTGTCTTGACTGACCTAACTTACACTCTTGTTTATCTAAGTGATGACATGCAGATTTCCGTCTTATATCGTCACATGCAGAAGAGCATGCTGTCCTCATAAATCCCCCCCTCTTGGAAGGAGCAGATGATGGAAGAGGCTGAGCTCGATCAAGCACTCCGGGAAACAACGCCGGCAGAACTCCGCCATCGTATGGAAGGTCCCGGCCAGCTTTCCGAGCGCTATCGCAAGATTGGTAAGGTCATGGTCGATGGACGCGAAGTCTATCTCTTCACCTTCAACACGCTGCTGAAGGAATCGAACTTCTGTATCCGCAAGGAGTCCCGCTATACCCATATCCCCGACCATATCCACAAAGCCTCCGAGCTCCTCTATGTCTATTCCGGCTCCTGCACGCAGATGGTCGACGGGACCGAAGTGCGCATGTCTCAAGGAGATCTCTGCATCCTCGACTCGGGGGTCGTGCACAGCATCGGATACCTCGGCGAAGACGATATAATCATCACCATCGTGATGCGCAAGGAATACCTCAAGCACAAGCTCCTGGGACGTCTGGGAGAAGGCGGCATCATCAATGCCTTCATAGCCTCCGCCATCTCGGAGCGAGCAGAGCATGACAGCTTCTATGTGCTCAGGAATATGAGTTCCGAAGCCCGCCATCATATCGTACAGATCCTGAGCGAGTACTTCAGCCACGATGTCTACAACGAAGAGATCATTGCTGCCGAGATGGTGCTCCTGTTCTGCAGGCTGCTGCGGCAGTTCCGCGATACCGACCTCCAGAAGAAGTCCCAAAAGAGCTTCGATATCTTGCCGGTCCTGCGCTACATCGAAGAGAACTATGCCGACGTGACGCTTGCCAAGGCAGCTGCGCACTTCGGGTTCAGCCCCAACTATCTGAGCAAACGCATCAGCTCAGAGACCGGACACACCTTCAAGGAGCTTGTAATCCTCCAGCGAATGAGCACGGCCTACTTCCGCATACAGAACTCCCAGGATCCTATAGCCGAAATCGCCGA includes:
- the dnaE gene encoding DNA polymerase III subunit alpha, whose protein sequence is MAFVHLHNHSDFSILDAATRVNDMVKRAVDLKMPALALTDHGYLFGIPDFDLACRKYNDAQKDMQQWRTDVECFQKGWDLEEPPADALDAGEHDQRHRQWERDVSIWNETHDIGAVKANKPHPLIKPIFGCEAYFITNDCIERGTKQTRYHLILLAKNEAGYVNLMKMMSEAASKEMFYFKPRTTLDMLRRYHEGIICTSACVSGIIPRSFFAGQPEEAERWALIYKDIFGDDFYLEVQDHGLSDPNWNGFDDRTLSEHILNLGHKLGIKVVATNDNHYLTREDASVQDIASCIGTGSKFADANRKRMSGTEFYFKTEEEMREIFSWAPEVIDNTLEVAAKCNYELDWTHMYLPKFPDLAEGETSEERFRKECEEGLARRYGQNWREVEISGINVKERFEYEYDIICKKGFADYFLIVQEYVRWAKQNGIGVGPGRGSAAGAIVAYAMDITTFDPLENGLMFERFLSPQRSEMPDIDMDFDDERRLEVIDHVRQLYGPERVSHVITYSTIKAKQAINDACRVLDYPVYQGQRLSKMISNDPKAHLSSVLHKGDGEKNDLYNPDFEEAYNSEEVSREIIDAALAIEGLHRGEGVHACAVLIAPTPVNDHVPTKMDTKGEVEITQFEGHSVADMGLLKMDFLGLRTLTVISRALKNIKANFGVDINVDEIPFTDPEIFKLMSDGRTAGVFQVESAGMTATIKGMRPTEFKHVVALIALYRPGPLGAGMVTSYINRMNGREEPVDYDPRLHDILAETYGTMVYQEQVMQISMKMSGFTAGESDKVRKAVAKKKIKLMQEVVQHWDDGVDETMEQHWKNGAVRNGFDRKVAETIWDDVLKFASYAFNKSHSAGYAILVMQTAWLKAHYPHEYMAAVLTSFMGKTDKIVHYVAACRQEGIKVSQPDINESGRDFTATKEGIRFGFAGIRGVGAGVAEAIMAERQKGGPFTNLRDFIDRMDASQAKRNVVEALIKAGAFDSTGYTRMQLMGLIDKNNPENLLDSAAKRQRDKASGQISMFDIFSDIEGSGFTESFPEPDGVEWERRFKLDQEFDVLGIYVSDHPLTPYAYALSLARDYELADIDAIEEYRSPSGAIKEKFKVPEGETIRLAGMVTGIQKRVTKNGDPMAIVTLEDMEGSVLLVLFPKAYKKYASTLVGTVDSETGEAQGDVIVGVCGKLERSDRGTQFICSRVSSIELNESNARPRVLELHMPSSEFSRSNYELLSQIFKKYRGNDCVELRIESTTGDIMRMEIPTRVDAHNMAMITELSYLLGETGLARVV
- a CDS encoding family 1 glycosylhydrolase; translated protein: MYRTFKAPTGFPEGFLWGGAMASSQAEGGWKDGEKGLDTQDLRYFDPAWTRTERADKANRRMSTLKLERALADLEDTEHYPFRHGIDFYHRYHEDLDLFQELGIKILRTSICWARIFPNGDDAEPNEEGLAFYEDLFNECHKRGIKVFATMLHYNIPESLVQRFGGWKSRKTVDAYVRYTTTLFERLGSLVDYWLPFNEFNAGRFNPYNGVCLIEDQEENFDQAIFQCLHNQFVANALTIEAGHKICPGSMIGGMIARFTTYPATCRPEDVMQMILDDQYSNWFYLDVMARGTYPAYMDRYFEILGISLEIEPGDLEAIARNTIDFTAFSYYFSQVSTTDQGWEKTAGNLVMANRNPYLKTSDWGWQMDPMGLRITLHQVYDRYQLPVFVAENGLGAYDVLEEDGSIHDPYRIDYLREHIREMREAVCEGVDVIGYTMWGFVDLVSCGSMEMSKRYGVIYVDQDDAGNGSLKRYRKDSFAWYQHCIATNGKEL
- a CDS encoding PTS transporter subunit EIIC; this translates as MEYEELCRNILDNIGESDNIVQAFHCITRLRLIVKDKDKVDFDGLKKIEGVLQVLDAAGQVQIVIGTQVEDVYHEFCEVAGIPEGGSVDADYDPEKGDEGDILTQTMGGGSDAAKGGRFAWVTRLLDALAAIVTPALYGIIAGGMLKGVTATIVAFGWLSSKDPNIVVLNAVADAPFYFMPFIIGYSSANRFKVNPAFGLCVAGMIMYPTFMSNADGLTSLPFLFFNIPIINYKNTIFPVILGVWVFSLIFRLIDKHIHKNIRIVFSGFLAFLIAGPIILAFVAPLGNWIGVAMASFFGTFFTVAGPLAGALFCGIIPLTIIFGIKGWSVVELDNLSRLGYDYMLPNFFYSNLAVSGAVLAASLKLKQGTSSKSTAVSTGLLAILGVTEPALYGIAVPMKVPLYASMAGGAIAGAVAMLLGVHTYAFSMPGITSIATYVDGGSNFFMLLITMAVAWASSFAISYAITKKEAA
- a CDS encoding AraC family transcriptional regulator, whose product is MEEAELDQALRETTPAELRHRMEGPGQLSERYRKIGKVMVDGREVYLFTFNTLLKESNFCIRKESRYTHIPDHIHKASELLYVYSGSCTQMVDGTEVRMSQGDLCILDSGVVHSIGYLGEDDIIITIVMRKEYLKHKLLGRLGEGGIINAFIASAISERAEHDSFYVLRNMSSEARHHIVQILSEYFSHDVYNEEIIAAEMVLLFCRLLRQFRDTDLQKKSQKSFDILPVLRYIEENYADVTLAKAAAHFGFSPNYLSKRISSETGHTFKELVILQRMSTAYFRIQNSQDPIAEIAEEVGYENLSYFYCKFQEIFGVKPGALRSGLGASSL